The DNA window GAGCGGGTGGACGAGGCCTTCGAGCGGCTGGGCATCCACTCCCTGCGCGGACGGAGCGTCTTCGAGCTGTCGACGGGGGAGCGGCAGAAGGTGGCGCTCGCGTCGGCGTATGCGATGCGGCCGAGTGTCTACGTGCTCGATGAGCCCTCGGCGAACCTGGACCCGCAGGCGACGCGTCACCTGGGGCTCATCATCGACATGCTGCGCAAGGACGGGGCGGTGGTCCTGGTCGCGGAGCACCGGCTGTACTACCTGGCGGGCATCCTCGATAAGCTCATCCACATGCGGCAGGGGCGAATCGTGGAGGTCTTCGAGCGCGCGGCCTTGCATTCGCTGCCATCGTCCGCGCTGGACGCGCGCGGGCTGCGTCAGGTGGACCTCAGCCACGCGAGGCTGGGTGCGCTGCCTCCGGTGCGGCGGGATGACATCTACTTCCAGAGCCATGACGTCTCGCTGGCCTTCGGCGAGCGGGTGGTGCTGAACGGCGTCACCGCCCAGGCCTCGCGCGGCGAGGTGGTGGGCCTCATCGGCCGGAACGGCTCGGGCAAGACGACCTTCGCGCGCGTGGCCACGGGGCTGCTGGAGCAGCGCACGGGCCGCATCCGCCACGCCTACAAGGTGGTCTCCGCGAAGCAGCGGCGGGCCGCTTCGTTCTTCGTGCTCCAGGACGCGGACTATCAGCTCTACACCGAGTCCGTCCTAGACGAGCTGCTGCTCGGCCTGCCAGACACGGCCTCGACGCGGCGGCGGGCAATGGAGACGCTGGCGCGCTTCGACATCGAGCGGCTGGCGTCGCGGCATCCCCAGTCCCTCTCGGGAGGGCAGAAGCAGCGCCTGACGATTGCCGTGGCCGCGATGCGCCGCGCGGACGTCCTCTTCCTGGACGAGCCCACCAGCGGCCTCGATGCGACGAACCTCCAACGCGTGGGCGAGGAGATTCGCCTGCTGGCGGACCAGGGGCAGGTGGTGTTCGTCATCTCGCATGACTACGAGCTGCTCGCGCAGTGCTGTCCGCGCATCCTGCGGCTCGAAGGGGGACGCACCGCCGCCGACTACCTGCTGGATGTCGGCTCCGCCCGACGCTTGCGGATGGACCTGGACCTGCCCTCGGCGCGTGCCCCCTCCTGGGTCTGGGCATGAGCGCGACCGAGGCCAACGTCTACGCGGGCCTGGATGCGCGGCTGAAGCTCTTCCAGCTCTTCGTCGTGAGCCTGTGCGCCTTCGTCACGAAGACCCTCACCGCCCAAATCCTCCTCCTGGAGGTCGTCCTCGTGCTGGGCCTCGTCGCGGGACAGCGGCAGACGGTGGCCCGCTTCCTGTGGATGGCCGTCCCGCTGGTGCTCTACGTCGTCTTCGGCGGCGCGGGCACGGGCACGTCGATGTGGGTCTTCTTCCTCCGGTTCCTGGCGTTCGCCGTGCTGAAGTTCTCGTCCCCGGCGCTGCTGGTGCTGTACCTGGTGCGCCTGGAGGACCTGTCCGCGGTCATCCAGGCCCTGGAGCGGCTGCGCTTCCCCCGGCAGGTCACCTTGCCGCTCGCGGTGGCCATCCGCTTCGTTCCCTCGCTGCAATACGAGTACGCCAGTATCCGGGATGCGATGCGGCTGCGCGGTGTGGCGCCCACGCTGCGGCGCTTCTACGCGTATCCCGCGCAGACGCTGGAGCTCACCGTCATCCCGCTGTTGATGCGCGCGGTGCGCATCTCCGAGGAGCTCTCCATCTCCGCCCTCACGCGAGGCATGGAGCGCGAGGGCGACAAGAGCTGGTACCGGCCGCTCGTCTGGGCGCCGACGGACACCCTGGGCTTCATCGCGACGGCGCTCGTCGGCGCGCTGCTCTTCGCCGTCGACCACGTCGCGATGTGAGCCTGTCCGTCACATCGGCCGGGTGACGGGCGGTGGGGGCTGCTCCTCGACGATGACGAACTCCACGCGCCGGTTGTTGGCCCGGCCCTGCGGCGTGGCGTTGCTGTCGATGGGCTTGGTCAACCCGAAGCCCGCGGAGTCCAGCCGCTCCTCGGCGATGCCCTTCTGGATGAGATACTGGCGAACCCACTTGGCCCGCCGCGCGGACAGGTCCTGGTTGTACGTCTTGGTGCCCGCGTTGTCCGTGTGGGCCTCGATGCGCAGCTTCTTGATGTCGGTGTGGGTTCGGAGCAGCTCGAAGACGTGGTCGAGAATCGGCAGGGACTCCGGGATGGCGTTGTCCTTGTCGGAGGCGAAGTAGACCTTCTCGAGCGTGCGCAGCTTGCCGTCCTCGACCACCACCTTGGCGGGCTCGGGCGCCGGTGGGGGCGCGGGCCTGGGCGCGATGAAGTCCTCCACGCAGGCCTGGCAGCAGCGGAACTCCGTGGTGGTGGTGACAGGGGGCGGCTTGCTGCCGCAGATGACGCTCTCGAGCATGCTCTGAAGCCCGCTCAGGGAGCGCTGCACCGTGTAGGCCTGGCCTCCCGTCTCCCTCGCCACCCGGGCGTACTCGGACTCGAGCGCCTCCAGTCCCTTGACCTTGCTTGCACCCAGATAGGTGTGGACGCGGACCTCCGCGGAGACGGCGGCCTCGATGGCGTGATTGGCGGCGGCGATGTCCTTCGCGGCAATCTCGCCTCCGCCGTTCAGCCCTTCGTCGCCCAGGAAGAAGATGGCGCGCTGCGCGCCGGTGCGCCAATCGAAGTGGGCGCTGAGGTCCTGGATGGTCCGCGCTCCGTCCTCGCGGACCTTGCCTCCGGCAATCCAGGTGAAGCGGCGGCTCTTGAGCTCCGCCTCGTCCGCGCCGACGGTCTGCAACAGATAGTCGCGCACGGTCGTGGTGAAGCGGGTGCCTCCGAAGGTGCCCTCGATGCCCAGGTAGGTGACGCGCAGGTTCGACGGGCAGCGAGTCTGGGCGGCCTTGATGGCGGAGCCCACCATCTCACTCAGCCCCACGGCCTCCTCGCGCATGGACTTGCTGGCGTCGATGGCCACGACCAGGTCCACCGCGGGCACCGTCATCTGGCCTTCCGTGACGGTGACGGTGGGCTCGGCCCAGCGCGGGAACTCCACCACGCGGTGCTGGCTGGCGAAGTCGCCCTCCGTGCTGCGGTGCAGGGAGACGGCGCCGGGCTTCGCGGGCGAGGCTCCCGCCGCCTTCAAGTCCAGCGTGTTGTCGGGGTTCGCGAGCTCGAGGGTGAACTGCTCCGGGGCGAAGGAGAGCGCGCGGACGTCCTTGAGCTGCAAGCTGCCGACGATGGCGTCGTGGTACCAGAACGCCGTCAGCTTGGGGCCGCTGGCGGGAGGAATCGTGACGGCGCTCTGCGTGGGCGGGCCCTCATGGGTGAAGCAGCCCTTGCCGAACAGGCCTCCGTCCGCGCCGAGCACCCGGAAGGTGTAGCTGGTGGACGCGGCCACCGTCGCCGCCGGGCTCTCCACGGCGGCCTGGCAGCAGCTCCGGGCGGGAGCGGCGGCGTTGGGGGCGGACTTGCTGGCGCAGATGACGCTCGTGAGCATGTCCTGGAAGCCCTCCAGCGTCTGCTGCACCAGGAAGGACTGACCGCCCGTCTCCTCCGCGACGCGGGCGTATTCGTGCTTCAGCGCCTCCAGCTCCCACGGAGCGGCCTTGGTCACCCCGAGGTAGGTGTGGACGCGCACACGGGCCTGCTGGGCGGTCTGGATGGCCTTGTTGGCGCCGACGACATCCCTCGCGTTGACGTCGCCCCCTCCGTCCAGGCCCTCGTCGCCCAGGAAGAAGACGGCGCGCTGGGCCTCGGGGCGCCAGTCGAAGTGGTTGGAGAGGTCCTCGATGGCGCGCCCACCGTCCTCGCGGACCTTGCCTCCGGCCACCCAGGTGTAGGGGCGGCTCTTGAGCTCCGCCGCGTTGGCTCCCGCGGTCTCCAGCAGGTAGTCGCGCACGGTGGTGTCGAAGCGCGTGCCCTGGAAGACCCCTTCGATGCCCAGGTACGTGACGCGCAAGTCACAAGGGCAGCGCGTGCGGGCGACCTCCATGGCGGCGTTCAGCGTCTCGCTCAGGCCGACGGCCTCCGGGCGCATGGACTTGCTGGCGTCGATGACCACGACCAGGTCCACCGCCGACACGGTGGCGGTGCCCTGGGTCCCCTCGGGAAGGGCCTCCGACGGCTGGGGGAACTCCAGGCTCCGCCCCTGGCTGGTGAAGTCATTGCCTCCGTGACGATGGCTGGCGATGGGGCCAGGCTTCGCGGTGGTGGCGCTCCCTCCCTTCAGCTCCACGGATTGATCCCCGCTGGCGAGCTGGAGGGCGAACTGCTCCGGGCTGAAGGCAAAAGCCCGCACGTCCGCGAGCCGCAAGGTGCCCACGAGCGGGTCGCTGTACCAGAGCTCCGTCAGCTTCGGGCCGCTGGCCGCGGGAATCGTGACGGCGCCTCGGGCAGGTGGGCCTTCGTGGGTAAAGCAGCCCTTGCCGAACACGGACCCATCCGCATTGACGACCCGGAACGTGTAACTGGTGGCCTCGGACGTGGACATGGTTTCCCTCTGCGATTCCAACGGACTGGACGGTCAATTGCTCGCAGCCGACCCTGGGATGCAAGCGTGCATCCGCGCAGCGAACGGACCTGAACATTGTGGGTGTCTGGGCATTGCGGGCGACAAGGGAACACCCCGCCGCACCGGGCCCACGG is part of the Myxococcus landrumus genome and encodes:
- a CDS encoding energy-coupling factor transporter transmembrane component T is translated as MSATEANVYAGLDARLKLFQLFVVSLCAFVTKTLTAQILLLEVVLVLGLVAGQRQTVARFLWMAVPLVLYVVFGGAGTGTSMWVFFLRFLAFAVLKFSSPALLVLYLVRLEDLSAVIQALERLRFPRQVTLPLAVAIRFVPSLQYEYASIRDAMRLRGVAPTLRRFYAYPAQTLELTVIPLLMRAVRISEELSISALTRGMEREGDKSWYRPLVWAPTDTLGFIATALVGALLFAVDHVAM
- a CDS encoding ABC transporter ATP-binding protein, with the protein product MAPVVQIEGVSFRYQHGDGDGLDDVSLTLEPGELAVVVGASGCGKTTLTRVVNGLVPRFFEGKLQGTVRINGQEVNGWSIGQIGQQVGSVFQDPRSQFFTTSATSEVAFASEHFGVPTDVMKERVDEAFERLGIHSLRGRSVFELSTGERQKVALASAYAMRPSVYVLDEPSANLDPQATRHLGLIIDMLRKDGAVVLVAEHRLYYLAGILDKLIHMRQGRIVEVFERAALHSLPSSALDARGLRQVDLSHARLGALPPVRRDDIYFQSHDVSLAFGERVVLNGVTAQASRGEVVGLIGRNGSGKTTFARVATGLLEQRTGRIRHAYKVVSAKQRRAASFFVLQDADYQLYTESVLDELLLGLPDTASTRRRAMETLARFDIERLASRHPQSLSGGQKQRLTIAVAAMRRADVLFLDEPTSGLDATNLQRVGEEIRLLADQGQVVFVISHDYELLAQCCPRILRLEGGRTAADYLLDVGSARRLRMDLDLPSARAPSWVWA
- a CDS encoding OmpA family protein encodes the protein MSTSEATSYTFRVVNADGSVFGKGCFTHEGPPARGAVTIPAASGPKLTELWYSDPLVGTLRLADVRAFAFSPEQFALQLASGDQSVELKGGSATTAKPGPIASHRHGGNDFTSQGRSLEFPQPSEALPEGTQGTATVSAVDLVVVIDASKSMRPEAVGLSETLNAAMEVARTRCPCDLRVTYLGIEGVFQGTRFDTTVRDYLLETAGANAAELKSRPYTWVAGGKVREDGGRAIEDLSNHFDWRPEAQRAVFFLGDEGLDGGGDVNARDVVGANKAIQTAQQARVRVHTYLGVTKAAPWELEALKHEYARVAEETGGQSFLVQQTLEGFQDMLTSVICASKSAPNAAAPARSCCQAAVESPAATVAASTSYTFRVLGADGGLFGKGCFTHEGPPTQSAVTIPPASGPKLTAFWYHDAIVGSLQLKDVRALSFAPEQFTLELANPDNTLDLKAAGASPAKPGAVSLHRSTEGDFASQHRVVEFPRWAEPTVTVTEGQMTVPAVDLVVAIDASKSMREEAVGLSEMVGSAIKAAQTRCPSNLRVTYLGIEGTFGGTRFTTTVRDYLLQTVGADEAELKSRRFTWIAGGKVREDGARTIQDLSAHFDWRTGAQRAIFFLGDEGLNGGGEIAAKDIAAANHAIEAAVSAEVRVHTYLGASKVKGLEALESEYARVARETGGQAYTVQRSLSGLQSMLESVICGSKPPPVTTTTEFRCCQACVEDFIAPRPAPPPAPEPAKVVVEDGKLRTLEKVYFASDKDNAIPESLPILDHVFELLRTHTDIKKLRIEAHTDNAGTKTYNQDLSARRAKWVRQYLIQKGIAEERLDSAGFGLTKPIDSNATPQGRANNRRVEFVIVEEQPPPPVTRPM